The sequence AGGTAGCGAGGATGACAATACTCCATTTGGTAATATTGATCCTAATCAGCTCAATGAGAATGTCAACTGTATGCCCACCGTAATCTCACCTAGTACTTTTACTCCACCTAGCAATATTAGCTTTATTGATGTGGATGATGCTATGAATGGGAATCTAACCCCCGAACAAAGACAACAACTTGAACAAATGGGTGAGGACAACTAAAGATCTAAAATGTCTCTATAAAAATAACACCTATTTTACATGGGTGTTATTTTATGCTTGGAGCTTGATTTTTATAGTATCAGATACAATAAAGGTAATACTTACTGCAAAGCCTAAGCTTTTGATCTTTCTTCCACCAATTTTAGAAGGTTAATAATTCTCTTTTTATCAATATTTTTTATAGAACTAATTGTAATATGTTTCATGGTTTTTCCTCCTCCATCAAATAAAGCCATATCTTCATTTATCAAACCTTTTAACGAAAAACCCAAGTTAACATGATCTTTTAAAGCAACAATGTAATACTGTCCATTTCCATAAGCTGGCACTCCCCATTTCATTTCTTCC comes from Candidatus Beckwithbacteria bacterium and encodes:
- a CDS encoding DUF1801 domain-containing protein is translated as MNQKVDAYIEKQKTPQKEICQTIRQIIFDTFPDMQEEMKWGVPAYGNGQYYIVALKDHVNLGFSLKGLINEDMALFDGGGKTMKHITISSIKNIDKKRIINLLKLVEERSKA